In Chitinophaga sp. HK235, a single window of DNA contains:
- a CDS encoding sugar phosphate isomerase/epimerase: MHSNRRTFLKQSAMMSGALCLASLPSFAAAPANGFRLIVMATNWGYGGSIHDFCRDAQQAGYDGIELWWPSEKAAQEALFDALAKYKLQVGYLCGGHDSDYTKHATQYENMLTAATSNGPRPLYINTQSGRDYFSFEQNTALIDISTRITQRTGVPIYHETHRSRMLFAAHIARQFIEAKPDLRLTLDISHWCNVHESLLEDQAATVAKALERTGHIHARIGHPEGPQVNDPRAPEWANAVKAHFNWWDQVVQRHQAAGKPLTILTEFGPADYMPVLPYTRQPLANQWDINVYMMHQLKQRYGKK; the protein is encoded by the coding sequence ATGCATTCCAACAGAAGAACTTTCCTTAAACAGTCCGCCATGATGAGCGGCGCTTTATGCCTGGCATCCCTTCCCTCCTTTGCTGCAGCCCCGGCCAATGGTTTCCGGCTCATTGTCATGGCCACCAACTGGGGCTATGGCGGCAGCATACACGACTTCTGCCGCGACGCGCAACAAGCCGGCTACGACGGCATAGAGTTATGGTGGCCATCCGAAAAAGCAGCACAGGAAGCTTTGTTTGATGCCCTGGCTAAATACAAACTGCAGGTAGGATACCTCTGCGGTGGTCACGATAGCGACTATACGAAACATGCCACTCAGTATGAAAATATGCTGACAGCCGCTACCAGCAATGGACCGCGGCCGCTATATATCAATACCCAGTCCGGTAGGGATTATTTTTCCTTTGAACAGAATACAGCCCTCATCGATATATCCACCCGCATCACACAACGGACGGGCGTTCCCATTTATCACGAGACACATCGTTCCCGCATGTTGTTTGCCGCCCATATCGCCCGGCAGTTTATTGAGGCTAAACCCGATCTGCGGCTAACCCTGGACATCTCCCACTGGTGCAATGTACATGAGTCGCTGCTCGAAGACCAGGCAGCCACCGTGGCCAAAGCACTGGAGCGCACCGGCCATATCCATGCGCGCATAGGCCATCCTGAAGGCCCACAGGTGAATGATCCGCGCGCACCCGAATGGGCTAACGCTGTGAAAGCCCATTTCAACTGGTGGGACCAGGTAGTGCAACGCCATCAGGCCGCCGGTAAACCGCTCACCATACTCACGGAATTCGGGCCTGCCGACTACATGCCTGTGCTGCCATATACCCGTCAGCCACTTGCCAACCAGTGGGACATCAATGTATACATGATGCATCAACTCAAACAGCGTTACGGAAAAAAATGA